The sequence AGCAACTTCCTGCCTGGGAAGAAGAGGGTCCCGGACTATACTCTCCTAGGAGAGGGTGCAGGGCCCTCCTCCGCCTCATTGagacaggaaggaaggaaggatccCAAGATGGGCCGCACAGCAGCCCAGTTAAAACTACTACGAGACCAAACACAACCGCAGCGAAAAAGTCTGCAGTGTGGAGGTCTAATAAACCAAACGCTGGTCTCCACGGGCCTTTCAGATACCGAGGCCTTAACGAAGACGAGGATGAGAAGGAGCAGTCGCCTTTAGAAGGCAACTTGAGGAGGACACCACGGGGTGTCTGGGTACAAGAGGCAGTGCACAGACCTGAAcctggaagaaccagagagagagagagagtagttaGTGAAGTTAGATTCACATGGCTTTGAAGCAGTTCTTGTCACATCTTCAATACAGCGTTTTTTTCAGTTCAAAATCCACTTGTCTCACCTCGAGGGGTCCTCCTCCACAGGGAAAGCTCCTTTCATGTTGATGATGTTCCTCTTGTTCTCAAACATGCCATAACTCAATgttatctaaaaaaaaaagagaccaaAAGGGAGATGAGTTATTATTAATTCACAACACCCCTCTGTAGTCTTTCTGgggtaacatccataacaacaacaGTACATTAAGGGTAAAACAAAAGGCAGTTCTAGTCCTCTGACCTGTTTGTGAATCTCAGAACGTGGGACTTGTTGCAGGTTCTCCAGGTGCGAGTGGAAGAGGTTGCTGCGGGTCAGCTGCACCCCTAGAACCGACTCGATGATGTAGCCCACCGTGCAGTCGTCAGGCAGACGGATCTTCTCCGCCGTGTTCATGAAGTGACCACCACTGAGGGAAGGAGTCACAAAGGAAAACCTGTCAGTATATAGGCCGTACACTTGTTCTGGAAGGGTTTTTGAGGAGGGGAGTTTAGCGGTTGACTGGGAAACTATGGTCTTCGTTCAtctttatcatcatcatcagctcaCCTTGCCCATGGGCTCATCTTCAGTGCCAGACCGCGGCTCACGCAGAACCCTGCGCCCCCGGTGGCGAACCAGAAGTTGACGGGTCTCTAAAAGAGGAAACAGGAAGCACATTAGCATCGGGAAAGAGTTTCCTGCTAGATAAGAaaccaactacacacacacaggcaatggTTTTGTTCCACATGGGGATCTCGTACCATCTTGTTGTCCCCCAGTCTCTCGGTGGCTTCAATGGGCCGGTCCAGGCTGGGTTTGCCGATGTACATGTCCTGGGTGTGGGGGAAGTGGGACAGCAGCTTCACCAGGGACCTCACATTCACGTAGTTGTCGTCATCTACATGACAGAACCATCTGGAAAGGAGAAACAGCAAGAACATGCTTAGATGTTGCAGAATTAAGGCTTTTTGAAAGAGCTTAACGTGTAatgcagaagaagaggaagatgtgGATCGAAGGAGGAAGGGGAACAGCGAAGGCACTTACTTTTTGCCTGACTCAATGAACTTGTCGTATTCAACTGCCATCTTGCAAGACAAAGCCTGCCGACTGTGGGCAGCGGAGCAGTTGGTGTTGATGGCGTGACTTCCTGTGGCATcaa comes from Gadus macrocephalus chromosome 2, ASM3116895v1 and encodes:
- the lfng gene encoding beta-1,3-N-acetylglucosaminyltransferase lunatic fringe, whose protein sequence is MLKNNGKKVAVSIACTAFVCAVVLLVAAQHHRVQVEDAPKGDIGTRSLQSLDNAAHEETSQPQEKKGFSAYFTKLTRGRRDVDKPKQSSASAADPPPAEDISASDLFIAVKTTKKFHQSRLNLLLDTWISRNVQQTYVFTDGEDEELKKKIGSHAINTNCSAAHSRQALSCKMAVEYDKFIESGKKWFCHVDDDNYVNVRSLVKLLSHFPHTQDMYIGKPSLDRPIEATERLGDNKMRPVNFWFATGGAGFCVSRGLALKMSPWASGGHFMNTAEKIRLPDDCTVGYIIESVLGVQLTRSNLFHSHLENLQQVPRSEIHKQITLSYGMFENKRNIINMKGAFPVEEDPSRFRSVHCLLYPDTPWCPPQVAF